Within the Echinicola sp. 20G genome, the region AGTTTGACCAATTTATCAAAGCCAATCACCAGGATCAAGGTAGCGACAAAAAGGATGAAACCGAGGCCTTTGTAATCTGTTATTGATAGTAAATGAATCAGGAAAAAAGTAGAAAAATGAATCATGGTTACTTTAATGGCATATACTTTCCCATTGTAATAAAGTGAAAGTAGAAGGGGGATTAAAAATCCCCCTTAAAATAAATTCTTAATTACAAATCAAGAGCAACTGATTTCAGTCTTAAGTCTTTTGTCTGATATTTTTTGTCTTAAACTATAGTCCAGAGACTTCTGCTTCTCGGTGGATTTTCTTCACCAAACCTTGAAGTACTTTTCCTGGTCCACATTCCACAAAGTCTAAGGCACCATCGGCCACCATGTTTTGTACAGATTGGGTCCATTTTACTGGAGCTGTCAGTTGTGCAATCAGGTTGTTTTTGATGGTTTCGATATCTGTTTCACCTTTGGTGCTTACGTTCTGATAAATAGGGCAAACAGGTTTGTTGAAGTTGGTGGAAGCAATGGCTTTTTCTAGCTTTTCTCTTGCAGGCTCCATTAGAGGAGAATGGAAAGCACCTCCTACAGGTAAAGGCAGAGCTCTTTTGGCACCCGCTTCTTTTGCTTTTTCACAAGCGATCTCGATCCCTTTATTGGAACCAGAGATCACCAACTGACCTGGGCAGTTATAGTTGGCTGCTACAACTACTTCCTCGTCAATACTGGCACAAATCTCTTCGACTTTCTCATCTTCTAGACCAAGGATGGCAGCCATGGTGGAAGGGTTGATTTCACAAGCTTCCTGCATGGCCAAAGCTCTTTGATAAACCAGTTTTAGTCCATCTTCAAATGACAAAGCGCCAGTAGCAACCAAGGCAGAAAGTTCTCCCAGAGAGTGACCCGCAGCCATGTCTGGATTAAAATCTGCAGTGGTTTTAGCCAGAATAACAGAGTGAAGGAATACAGCAGGCTGGGTTACTTTGGTTTGTTTTAGCTCTTCCGCAGTACCATTGAACATGATTTCGCTGATTTTGAAACCTAAAATCTCATCAGCCTGATCAAATAGCCTTTTGGCTTCATCATTGGTTTCATACAAATCTTTGCCCATTCCCGGAAATTGGGCCCCTTGACCGGGGAAAACATAAGCTTTCATTCGAATATTTTTTTGTTAAAGTCTCATCGATCAGCATTCTTTTTCATTCATTTTTTATGGAAACTAGTAAAAAGAAGCTTTGATGTAATTTCTTTCTTAAAGCCCACTTTCTAGTGAAAGATGGAAACTCAAAATTTCAATTCGTTAATTGTGGGCACAAATATACCAAAAAATAAAGCAATAAGGATAATGAAGTAAAATTGAAATTGTTACAGAAGGTACCCAGAGAACTTAACTTTTGGCTTAATTCTATTTAAAGTCTTCCTTGGAAAGAAATTTCATTTTATCCTCTTCAGTAGGAAAACGACAGGTTTCTCTTTTGCCAAACCATTTGTAGCGGTTACGGGCAATCCAGTTATAAATGGGGTCTCTAAGAAAAGTAGGGATGATGATAAAAGCATAAAAAAGGGGCCATAGCCCCTTTAATTTTTTTGCGATTTCCAAAGCAGCTCTGCTTTTATAGAAAACCTTTTCATCTCGAAGCAAAACTAACGAATCGAGGTAATCTTCATTTATTTCTTTACCCTTTAATAATTCTTTGCTAAGGTCGTCTTGAAGTGAAGCTAACTTGAAGCTGTTTTTTCTATCGCGCTGGATGATGAAGTCTACCGCTTGGTTACACAAGTTGCAGACTCCATCAAACAATACAATATCAAAATCGTGCTTTAACTTACTCATTTTATGATTTGAATGTGACCTTTGAGCTCTTCACTGCTGATGCTTTCATCATTGGTGTTGTAGAGCACAGAACCGGAATAGAAATACGTTCCCGCTGGTAAGTCATTTCCATTTTGGTCCTTACCATCCCAACGAATATAGAAGTCGTTTTCGTTTGAAGTGGCACTATTATATTCAAATACCAAAGCACCCCAGCGATTATAGATTTTGATTTCCACGGCTTCTACAAATCGAGGACATCTAGGGAATGGGTTGTCAAATGCCTGGAAGGTATCGTTAACGCCATCTCCATTAGGAGTAAATGCATTCGGTAATTCGTAGTTTGGACAGTTATCGATGCATACAATATTGCTGGGTTCACTTTCATTCCCGGATCGATCCACCGCTGTGATGTAGTAGCACCCTTTTAGCTCAAGTAAGCCAGTAATTCTTGTGTCAGTTTCTAAAGCACTTACCGTTGCCACTTGTTCGAAACTGCCCTCAGCACTAGTTTCTGAGAAATAAATCCTATAGCTACCTAGCTCATCGTCACAATCACCTGTAAAGTTCGGCTCCCAGCTTAAGTCATGGTAGAAGTTGTCAAAATTACAAGGTTTATCAGCAAGAAACTCCTCGCAGTTTGGTCCATCATAAGTCAGCACAGGAGGGCAAGGAAGCCTATTGTCGTCGGGTCTTGCACAGATAATTTGGGATTTGTTTTCTAAAGGATAAGTCAATAAATCCACATTATAAGCTCCTTTGGTAATGACATAATAGCAATATTCTGTATCTCTACTCAGTGGGACACCATTGTGGCTACCATCATCCAAAAAGGTAAAACCACTTGTGGTGACATCTACTTCTGCTATCAACTCAAATGTATCTGCATCGCTTGCATCAGGGTCTGTCCTATTTCGGTAAACTTCATGGGTATATTGTGCGATACGGTTGTTCCATGGCACGTTAAACTCCCAGTTAAGTTCAATGGCTTCATTGATAATGGTTGGCTGTAACCAAACAGATGAGGCCATGCTAGATGTGTCAATCCTGATTCCGCCATCCAAAAGGACTACTTCATAATTGAATACAAGACTCTCTGTATTCAATCCCGTATCTGTAAACAAAGTGTCACTTGTTGTGGTGACAGTAGTGGCGTTTTCATTTCCTGTAAAGCCCTCTGAGCGGATCAACTGATATTGATATGGGCCAGGGAATTGTTGGGTATCGATGTCATATGGAGGTGTCCACTTGATAAACATTTCACCATTACTAGGGTCTGTTTCTTCCACACTTACATTGGTAATAATAGGCACATCAACATCAATGGTGATACAGAACTCTTCTGAAACAATACTTTCCCCACCTCTTGGTTGAGGATAAGAAGCAACCAGTCTATAACAGTAAGTGTTGCCAGGGGAAAGGCCTTCTCCTCCATTATCATCAAGGAAGTTGAAGGTGTTCATGTCCGTCGTTCCTATGAGCTCGTAGCCATCCCGGATACCCGTTTCACAAGAATCAGGTTCGTAAGGATTGCTGTTGACACTTCTCCAAATTTGGATGCTTTCTGCACTGTTCCCACAAGAATAAGGATCCCAAGTGATATCCGCCGTTCTGCCAGGCATTTGTTCTACTGCTTGTATGACTGGAGGTGGGCCTACTACCTTAATGTTCCAGGTCTTGATATCCACCAAAGCCGGACCAGATTCAGGATCATCCGTAATTCGTAATCTTACTTGGTATTCTCTTGCTCTCACGTGGCTACATACGGTTTGCCAGTCGAAATTAACGATACCAGGAGATGATTGGTAAGTAGCAACTGGGTCATAGCTGGCTGGTGAGGAAGAAATTTCGATTGGGTCTCCAAAAACTTCAATCTTAATATCGTCTCCATCCGGATCACTGCCTTGGATAATCTCTTCAATGTTTGTTCCAGCTACCACACATAAATCTGGTGGAACAAGCAATACAGGCCTTTGGTTGTCAGAGTTCTCAATAATGATCTGCATGTCTCTGACCACATAGCCTATTTTCTGGTATTCCCCATTGATTTTCCGCCATTCCTCAATATGAAAGGCAACATTGTACTGTCCCGCGATGCCTGGGGCGTCCCAAACCAAATCTCCAGTAAGAGGATCCATGGAGATAAAAGGGTTTGGAGAACCGTCTTCTCTATTAAAGCTGAACTCATTGGAAGCAGGGCTTCTGTAATTGTTTACAGGTCTTTGGTAACCTTGTAAAGGTACAATGTCATCAAATCTGTATGCAATACTATCTCCGTCAGGATCATAGGCTCCAGGGTTATGGATGTACCTAGTGTTTATCTGGCCATTGTCAACAGGGGGGATGGTAAGTACTGGTGAATTGTTGACACCAATAAATGGGTCAATGGTTATCATGGTTTCGATGTAGAAAGGGGTTTCCACAGAATTGTCCATGTTCAGGGTAAGGTCATTTCTGTTATATTCTAAAAAGCGAATGGTGTATTGCCCTGGTCCTTGATAGGTATGGGTAATGACAAAAACGTTCTTCTCAATTTGGTTCCCCAAAGACTCTACTGTGCTAAAATCACTTTCTGTATTCAGGTTTTCTACCACCCTGCCGTCACCAAATTCGATTTGTCCTGGCCCAAAAACTACTGACGAGCGTGTGTCAGTATAGCCTACTACAGTAATTCGGTAAGTGAGTGACTGTACCGATATTCTTTCTGCGATGATTTCGCCTGCCCGGATGTGTGTGGCCAATGTCTCTTGAAGTCCTAGGAAGAAAAGGCACAGGGAGAACAAGAGAAAAGCTTTACATTTCATATATCTCATAAGTTTTTACCACTTTCATCCAGATCAACCAAACTTTCTGGATGAATTACTTAAAAATTTTCAGTATTTATACTTAATATTTAGCCAAGTAAGTTAGCTAGGTTTTTTCTCAATTATTAAATATATACGAATTAAAGTTAAGGAAGTGTACCATATTATTGAAATACAACTGAAAATTTAAGTGACAAGCGATCAAAAAGTTTTAAAAATAGCCAAAAAGCCCTTTTCTGGTATTATTTAGAACGCTTTAAAATAAGACCAATACGTAGGGATAGATTGTTTGATAAATTTTCGGCATGTAAATTTGTTGACCAAATCGATAATTTAAAAAAACGATCTACACAAAATAAAGAGAAAAATTTATGAGTTGGGTAACCAAAACCTTTAGTAGCACTTTGGGACGAAAGTTGCTAATGGCCCTGACAGGGTTATTCCTGATCCTATTTTTGATAGGACACGTCTCGGGAAATATGCTTTTATTCAAAGATGACGGTGGACAGGCATTCAATGAATATGCCAAGTTTATGACTACCAATCCAGCAGTGAAAATCCTTTCTTACCTCACTTACATTTCCATTATTGGACACGTGATTTTCGCGATCGTGTTATCAGTAAGAAACAAAAAGGCAAGACCAGTAAATTATGCTGAGGCGAAATCAGGTACTAATAGCAGTTGGAATTCAAGAAATATGGGTATTCTGGGTACTATTGTGCTAATCTTTATTGTGGTTCACCTTCAAAACTTTTGGGCACAAATGCACTGGGGAGGAATTCCAACAGTAACCTATGAAAGTGGAGAGTACAAGGACCTTTATGCAGTGGTCAACCTCGCCTTTTCTAACATTGGTTTGGTGGCACTCTATGTAGTGGCTATGGCTTTCTTAGCATTTCACTTGAACCACGGTTTTGCCAGTGCATTCCAGACTTTGGGCCTTAATCACAAGAAGTACACCCCAGCAATCCAGTTTATCGGAAGTGCATTTTCTATCATTGTTCCGGCGATATTTGCTTCCATGCCCATCTTCATTTATTTCTCATCCTTGAATTAATACCAAGCCGATATGATACTTGATTCCAAAATACCAGCAGGTTCATTAGCTGAAAAGTGGACAAAACATAAATTCAATATGAAGTTGGTCAATCCGGCCAACAAGAGAAAGTACGACGTGATTGTGGTAGGGACTGGCTTGGCTGGTGCTTCAGCAGCTGCATCATTGGCAGAGCTAGGTTATAATGTGAAGGCTTTTTGCTTCCAAGATAGCCCAAGAAGGGCCCACTCTATTGCAGCACAAGGTGGTATCAATGCTGCCAAAAACTATCAAAATGATGGTGACTCTGTTTACAGGTTATTCTATGACACCATTAAAGGTGGTGATTACCGTTCCAGAGAAGCCAATGTTCATAGACTAGCAGAAGTTTCTGTTAATATCATTGACCAATGTGTGGCACAAGGAGTTCCTTTTGCCCGTGAATATGGTGGATTGCTTGCCAACCGTTCATTTGGTGGTGCTCAGGTATCACGTACCTTCTACGCCAGGGGCCAAACTGGACAGCAGTTACTTTTGGGAGCTTATTCTGCTTTGAGTCGTCAGGTAGCCAATGGTAAGGTGAAGCTTTATCCAAGAACTGAGATGATGGATGTGGTAACCATCGATGGAAAAGCCAGAGGTATTGTCACCAGAAACCTGATCACCGGAGCTATTGAGTCTCACAGTGCGCATGCCGTATTACTTTGTACAGGTGGATATGGTAACGTATTCTTCCTTTCGACCAATGCCATGGGCTCAAACGTGACCGCAGCTTGGAGAGCTCATAAGAAAGGTGCATACTTTGCCAACCCTTGTTACACCCAAATTCACCCAACTTGTATCCCAGTTTCTGGAGATCACCAGTCTAAGTTGACTTTGATGTCAGAATCATTGAGGAACGATGGTAGGGTATGGGTGCCTAAAACGCAAGAATTGGCAGAGAAACTTCGTAAGAGGGAAATCATGCCTAAAGATATTAAGGACGAGGACAGAGATTACTATTTGGAGAGAAGGTACCCTTCTTTCGGTAACTTGGTTCCTCGTGATGTGGCTTCTAGAAATGCTAAATATGTTTGTGATGAAGGCAGAGGGGTAAACGAAACTGGTGAAGCGGTATTCTTGGATTTCCGTGATGCTATCATCAGGGATGGAGAGGACACGATCAGTGCAAAGTATGGAAACCTGTTTGATATGTATCAGCAGATCACTGGCGAGAACCCTTATAAGACGCCAATGAAGATTTATCCGGCTGTTCACTACACTATGGGAGGACTTTGGGTAGATTACCATTTGATGACTACTGTGCCTGGTCTTTATGCCCTAGGAGAAGCCAATTTCTCCGACCATGGTGCCAATAGATTGGGAGCTTCAGCTTTGATGCAAGGTTTGGCTGATGGTTATTTTGTGATTCCTTACACTATTGGAGATTATTTGGCAGGGATGCCATATGAGAAAGTGGGAACAGACCATGAGGCTTTCAAACAGTCGGAAAAAGAAATCAAGGATAAAATCCAAAAACTACTTTCCATCAACGGTAAGAAAACCATCGATGATTTCCATAAGCGATTGGGTAAAATCATGTGGGAATACTGCGGGATGGCCAGAACTGCTGAGGGTCTTCAGAAGGCCATTGGTATGATTCAAGATTTGAAAAAGGAATTTTGGGCTGATGTTAAAGTTTTGGGAACTGAAGATGAGTTGAACTTATCTTTGGAGAAGGCACATAGAGTGGCCGACTTTATTGAGTTGGGAGAGCTTATGGTAAGGGATGCACTGCACAGAAATGAGTCTTGTGGTGGTCACTTCCGCGAAGAGTATCAAACCGAAGAAGGTGAAGCCCTTCGTGATGATGAGAATTTTGCTTACGTGGGTGCTTGGAAACACATGGGTGATAATGTGGAGGAAGAGCTGAACAAAGAACCGCTTGTGTTCGAGAACGTGAAGTTGACCCAGAGAAGTTACAAGTAATCATTTGACAATCAAAAATTCATAATTATTATGAACTTAACACTTAAAGTTTGGAGACAAAAAAACGGTTCTGATAAGGGCGGTTTTGTTAATTATAATATTGCTGATATTTCTGAAGACATGTCATTCTTGGAAATGTTGGACGTTTTGAATGAGGAGCTTTCTGAAAAGGGAGAAGACCCTGTTCACTTTGACCATGATTGTAGAGAAGGTATCTGTGGGATGTGTTCTTTGCATATCAATGGCAAGCCTCATGGACCTCAACAAACAACCACCTGCCAGTTGCACATGCGGTCTTTCAAAGATGGAGACACCATCACCATCGAACCTTGGAGAGCGGCTGCTTTCCCTGTAGTGAAAGATTTGGTAGTGGATAGAGGTGCTTTTGATCGTATCATTCAAGCGGGTGGTTATGTGTCTGTAAACACCGGTGGTGTACCTGATGCCAATGAGATTCCTATTCCAAAGAAAATTGCTGACGAGGCTTTTGATGCAGCAACTTGTATTGGATGTGGAGCTTGTGTAGCAGCTTGTAAGAATGCTTCTGCCATGCTGTTTACTTCTGCTAAAATCTCCCAGTTGGCCATGTTGCCACAAGGTAAGGTAGAAAGAAAAGAGAGAGCTGAGAAGATGATTGCCCAAATGGACGAAGAAGGATTTGGCGCATGTACCAACACCGGAGCATGTTCAATCGAATGTCCTAAAGGCATCAGCTTGACCAATATCGCTAGAATGAACAGGGAATATTTCTCTGCAATTGCTAGCAGTGAGAATGTATAATTGAGATCTTAGATCATATATTAAAAGGCCGGTTTTTCCGGCCTTTTTTATTATCTATTTTTTTACTTCTTTGATTATTTCATGATTTATTTTTGTTTAAATAGTGTATTTCCTAAATATAATTACTTGAAATAGGAAAAAACGAATAAAACAATAACTTAGAAATTTTGTAAGAAAAGGAATAATTAGAAAGAAGACAACTGAATGGAATGGATCGATATTGTTATTTTTATCGTGTATATGATCATCATGCTTGGAGTTGGCTTTTACTTCATGCGAAACAATCAAGGACAAGAGGATTATTATGTTGGTGGTAGAAGTATAGGTCATTGGCATATCGGGCTATCTGTGGTGGCAACAGATGTGGGAGGAGGTTTCTCTATTGGTTTAGGAGGCTTAGGTTTTGCGATGGGACTTTCCGGAAGCTGGATGCTGTTTACAGGGCTTATAGGAGCATGGTTGGCAGCTGTTTTTTTGATTCCTAAAGTGAAGTCCAATCCGGCCTTCGCTAAATTTTATACTTTTCCACAAATCTTTCAGCATCTTTTTAACCGCAAAGTAGGTATAGCAGCAGGAGTGATTTGTTTTGTAGGGTATCTAGGCTTTACTTCATCTCAATTATTGGCTGGGGCAAAATTGGCAGCAGGCACCTTTAAGGATTTGGATATCAATCTGGCATTGCTGATAATGGGCATAATAGCGGTCGTATACACTGTTTTAGGAGGCTTAAAGGCGGTAATATACACAGATACCATTCAGTGGATCATTTTGTTATTGGGCTTTATTTTCATTGGTTTGCCCATTTCCTACTATCATGTTGGGGGATGGAAGGCGATACAAGAAACATTACCGGCTGAATTTTTCAGTTTATCTAATTTGACCTGGCAGGATTTGGCCAATTGGGGGATCACTATTTTGCCTATATGGTTTGTAGGTATGACTTTGTACCAAAGGATATTTGCGAGCAAGGATGTCAGATCAGCAAAGAAGGCCTGGTATATTGCAGGTTTGTTTGAATGGCCCATAATGGCTTTTATGGGCGTATCTTTAGGCTTATTGTCTAGAGTGGCTTTTGAACAGGGCATGATTGCAGGTGCAATTGATGACTTGGACCCAGAGATGGGGTTACCGATACTTTTAAGCACAGTATTGCCTGCGGGAATAATGGGACTGATGATGTCCGCTTATTTTTCGGCAGTGTTGTCTACCGCTGATTCCTGTTTGATGGCCGCTTCAGGGAATCTCACTACAGATCTTTTTGGGAAATGGTTTGAGAAGCAACCGGAAGAAAAGTCAATGAGGTTCAGTCAGTTGTTTACTTTGGTTATTGGGGCTTTGGCATTGTTGATTGCCATGCAAATGACCAATGTGCTGGAACTTATGCTTTATTCTTACGCTTTTATGGTATCGGGACTGTTAGTTCCCATTCTTGCTGGTTTGTTTTGGAATAAGCGAAACCCTAATGCCGCATTACTTTCTATGATCATTGGAGGAAGTGTTACTGCAGGCCTGGCTTTTAGCGGTATCGCTTTGCCTTTGGGACTTGATGCTAATTTATTTGGGCTTACGGCCTCTTTAGCAGCGTTTTTGCTTGTAGATAGACTGGATAAATAAAATTGAACATACTTTAACCCTATTAAAATGAATAAGATAGAGACGCTATCCACCATTGACAATGCCACATATCTCCAGAAAAAAGAAATTGCAGATTTTTTGTTTGAGCACCTAGACCAATATGGTGATCCACATGAGGACATTATGAAATGCTTGGATTATGCCTTGGATCAGGCTGTGGATAAAGGAGGTTTTGTGGTGATGGGGCGTGAAAATGGAAAAATTATTGGTGCGGTAGTGGTAAATAAGACAGGCATGTCTGGATATATTCCTGAAAATATATTAGTTTATATTGCTGTCAATGCCAACCAACGAGGTAAAGGAGTCGGCAAAAAGCTGATGAAGACGGCGATTAAAATGGCCAGTGGCGATATTGCGTTACACGTAAAGCCTGACAATCCGGCAAAAATCCTTTATGAAAAGCTCGGGTTCACCAATAAATACCTTGAAATGAGGTTGAAAAAATAAAATGGCATTTTTAAATCTATACAAAGATAATCTTCGAAAGAATTACGAGTTTCTCCGAGAGAAATTTAATGAATATGATGTGGCCTGGGGAGTCGTTTCCAAATTGCTTTGTGGCAATGAAATTTACATTCAGGAATTAATAGATCTGGGTGTGGACGAAGTACATGACTCCAGGATTAGCAACCTTGCCAAAGTCAAAAAGATCAATCCTAAAATACAAACAGTTTACATTAAGCCACCTAGCAAGCGAAACTTGAAAGATGTAGTGATGTATGCTGATGTCAGTCTAAACAGCGAACTCAATACCATAAAGTGGATCAGTGAGGAGGCAGTGAAGCAAGAAAAGAAACATCAGATCATCATCATGGTGGAAACGGGAGACTTGAGAGAAGGAGTGATGGGAGATGACTTGGTAGAGTTTTATTCAAAAATATTTCAGCTTCCCAATGTGGAAGTGATTGGCTTGGGAACCAATTTAAACTGTCTCAATGGAGTCATGCCATCCACAGACAAACTGGTACAGTTATCCCTTTATAAACAAATCATAGAATTAAAGTTTAATAAGGAAATTCCATGGGTGTCCGCAGGGACCTCAGTGACAATTCCTTTGATGCTAAATCATCAATTGCCCAAAGGAATCAATCATTTCAGGGTTGGAGAGACCTTATATTTCGGTGCTAATTTGTTTGATGGAAGTACTATCGAGGGAATGAATGATGGAGTTTTTGAATTGTGTGCCGAGATAATTGAGTTGCAGGAAAAGCCTCTTTTGCCTATTGGAAACCTTGCTGCCAACCCACAAGGTGAAATTACAGAGATCGATGAGTCGCTTTACGGACAATCTTCTTACCGGGGTATTTTGGATCTTGGGTTGTTGGATGTGGATCCAAAGTATTTAATATATGACAAAAACGAATTTGAAGTGCTTGGGGGAAGTTCAGACATGCTGATCCTGGATTTGGGTAAAAATCCAAAGAACTATAAAGTAGGTGACCTTATTCGCTTCAAACTTAAGTACATGGGGGCTTTGGCGATTTTAAATTCATATTATATAGAGA harbors:
- the fabD gene encoding ACP S-malonyltransferase, which gives rise to MKAYVFPGQGAQFPGMGKDLYETNDEAKRLFDQADEILGFKISEIMFNGTAEELKQTKVTQPAVFLHSVILAKTTADFNPDMAAGHSLGELSALVATGALSFEDGLKLVYQRALAMQEACEINPSTMAAILGLEDEKVEEICASIDEEVVVAANYNCPGQLVISGSNKGIEIACEKAKEAGAKRALPLPVGGAFHSPLMEPAREKLEKAIASTNFNKPVCPIYQNVSTKGETDIETIKNNLIAQLTAPVKWTQSVQNMVADGALDFVECGPGKVLQGLVKKIHREAEVSGL
- a CDS encoding succinate dehydrogenase/fumarate reductase iron-sulfur subunit, which gives rise to MNLTLKVWRQKNGSDKGGFVNYNIADISEDMSFLEMLDVLNEELSEKGEDPVHFDHDCREGICGMCSLHINGKPHGPQQTTTCQLHMRSFKDGDTITIEPWRAAAFPVVKDLVVDRGAFDRIIQAGGYVSVNTGGVPDANEIPIPKKIADEAFDAATCIGCGACVAACKNASAMLFTSAKISQLAMLPQGKVERKERAEKMIAQMDEEGFGACTNTGACSIECPKGISLTNIARMNREYFSAIASSENV
- a CDS encoding gliding motility-associated C-terminal domain-containing protein, whose protein sequence is MKCKAFLLFSLCLFFLGLQETLATHIRAGEIIAERISVQSLTYRITVVGYTDTRSSVVFGPGQIEFGDGRVVENLNTESDFSTVESLGNQIEKNVFVITHTYQGPGQYTIRFLEYNRNDLTLNMDNSVETPFYIETMITIDPFIGVNNSPVLTIPPVDNGQINTRYIHNPGAYDPDGDSIAYRFDDIVPLQGYQRPVNNYRSPASNEFSFNREDGSPNPFISMDPLTGDLVWDAPGIAGQYNVAFHIEEWRKINGEYQKIGYVVRDMQIIIENSDNQRPVLLVPPDLCVVAGTNIEEIIQGSDPDGDDIKIEVFGDPIEISSSPASYDPVATYQSSPGIVNFDWQTVCSHVRAREYQVRLRITDDPESGPALVDIKTWNIKVVGPPPVIQAVEQMPGRTADITWDPYSCGNSAESIQIWRSVNSNPYEPDSCETGIRDGYELIGTTDMNTFNFLDDNGGEGLSPGNTYCYRLVASYPQPRGGESIVSEEFCITIDVDVPIITNVSVEETDPSNGEMFIKWTPPYDIDTQQFPGPYQYQLIRSEGFTGNENATTVTTTSDTLFTDTGLNTESLVFNYEVVLLDGGIRIDTSSMASSVWLQPTIINEAIELNWEFNVPWNNRIAQYTHEVYRNRTDPDASDADTFELIAEVDVTTSGFTFLDDGSHNGVPLSRDTEYCYYVITKGAYNVDLLTYPLENKSQIICARPDDNRLPCPPVLTYDGPNCEEFLADKPCNFDNFYHDLSWEPNFTGDCDDELGSYRIYFSETSAEGSFEQVATVSALETDTRITGLLELKGCYYITAVDRSGNESEPSNIVCIDNCPNYELPNAFTPNGDGVNDTFQAFDNPFPRCPRFVEAVEIKIYNRWGALVFEYNSATSNENDFYIRWDGKDQNGNDLPAGTYFYSGSVLYNTNDESISSEELKGHIQIIK
- a CDS encoding thiol-disulfide oxidoreductase DCC family protein, producing MSKLKHDFDIVLFDGVCNLCNQAVDFIIQRDRKNSFKLASLQDDLSKELLKGKEINEDYLDSLVLLRDEKVFYKSRAALEIAKKLKGLWPLFYAFIIIPTFLRDPIYNWIARNRYKWFGKRETCRFPTEEDKMKFLSKEDFK
- a CDS encoding fumarate reductase/succinate dehydrogenase flavoprotein subunit, with the protein product MILDSKIPAGSLAEKWTKHKFNMKLVNPANKRKYDVIVVGTGLAGASAAASLAELGYNVKAFCFQDSPRRAHSIAAQGGINAAKNYQNDGDSVYRLFYDTIKGGDYRSREANVHRLAEVSVNIIDQCVAQGVPFAREYGGLLANRSFGGAQVSRTFYARGQTGQQLLLGAYSALSRQVANGKVKLYPRTEMMDVVTIDGKARGIVTRNLITGAIESHSAHAVLLCTGGYGNVFFLSTNAMGSNVTAAWRAHKKGAYFANPCYTQIHPTCIPVSGDHQSKLTLMSESLRNDGRVWVPKTQELAEKLRKREIMPKDIKDEDRDYYLERRYPSFGNLVPRDVASRNAKYVCDEGRGVNETGEAVFLDFRDAIIRDGEDTISAKYGNLFDMYQQITGENPYKTPMKIYPAVHYTMGGLWVDYHLMTTVPGLYALGEANFSDHGANRLGASALMQGLADGYFVIPYTIGDYLAGMPYEKVGTDHEAFKQSEKEIKDKIQKLLSINGKKTIDDFHKRLGKIMWEYCGMARTAEGLQKAIGMIQDLKKEFWADVKVLGTEDELNLSLEKAHRVADFIELGELMVRDALHRNESCGGHFREEYQTEEGEALRDDENFAYVGAWKHMGDNVEEELNKEPLVFENVKLTQRSYK
- a CDS encoding sodium:solute symporter yields the protein MEWIDIVIFIVYMIIMLGVGFYFMRNNQGQEDYYVGGRSIGHWHIGLSVVATDVGGGFSIGLGGLGFAMGLSGSWMLFTGLIGAWLAAVFLIPKVKSNPAFAKFYTFPQIFQHLFNRKVGIAAGVICFVGYLGFTSSQLLAGAKLAAGTFKDLDINLALLIMGIIAVVYTVLGGLKAVIYTDTIQWIILLLGFIFIGLPISYYHVGGWKAIQETLPAEFFSLSNLTWQDLANWGITILPIWFVGMTLYQRIFASKDVRSAKKAWYIAGLFEWPIMAFMGVSLGLLSRVAFEQGMIAGAIDDLDPEMGLPILLSTVLPAGIMGLMMSAYFSAVLSTADSCLMAASGNLTTDLFGKWFEKQPEEKSMRFSQLFTLVIGALALLIAMQMTNVLELMLYSYAFMVSGLLVPILAGLFWNKRNPNAALLSMIIGGSVTAGLAFSGIALPLGLDANLFGLTASLAAFLLVDRLDK
- a CDS encoding alanine racemase; translated protein: MAFLNLYKDNLRKNYEFLREKFNEYDVAWGVVSKLLCGNEIYIQELIDLGVDEVHDSRISNLAKVKKINPKIQTVYIKPPSKRNLKDVVMYADVSLNSELNTIKWISEEAVKQEKKHQIIIMVETGDLREGVMGDDLVEFYSKIFQLPNVEVIGLGTNLNCLNGVMPSTDKLVQLSLYKQIIELKFNKEIPWVSAGTSVTIPLMLNHQLPKGINHFRVGETLYFGANLFDGSTIEGMNDGVFELCAEIIELQEKPLLPIGNLAANPQGEITEIDESLYGQSSYRGILDLGLLDVDPKYLIYDKNEFEVLGGSSDMLILDLGKNPKNYKVGDLIRFKLKYMGALAILNSYYIEKRVK
- a CDS encoding succinate dehydrogenase cytochrome b subunit, which gives rise to MSWVTKTFSSTLGRKLLMALTGLFLILFLIGHVSGNMLLFKDDGGQAFNEYAKFMTTNPAVKILSYLTYISIIGHVIFAIVLSVRNKKARPVNYAEAKSGTNSSWNSRNMGILGTIVLIFIVVHLQNFWAQMHWGGIPTVTYESGEYKDLYAVVNLAFSNIGLVALYVVAMAFLAFHLNHGFASAFQTLGLNHKKYTPAIQFIGSAFSIIVPAIFASMPIFIYFSSLN
- a CDS encoding GNAT family N-acetyltransferase, which gives rise to MNKIETLSTIDNATYLQKKEIADFLFEHLDQYGDPHEDIMKCLDYALDQAVDKGGFVVMGRENGKIIGAVVVNKTGMSGYIPENILVYIAVNANQRGKGVGKKLMKTAIKMASGDIALHVKPDNPAKILYEKLGFTNKYLEMRLKK